In one window of Episyrphus balteatus chromosome 3, idEpiBalt1.1, whole genome shotgun sequence DNA:
- the LOC129916583 gene encoding odorant receptor 82a-like — MGHSLNLKKKDSLFEQVAQYSLIVLVISCLHPIASFAIYNKNNIDKVTAGMSLIFIVILNSTKMATFLVNKRKFLEVMAELKDMWKNNSDVTARRRLKEVNTFSDRMVNSYFYAMIWSTTYFLASPLMKLAWAKITNQPFVRQWITPMRFIFDAETPPYYEFAIIYTSCVSIPVVVHLLAIDGLFVSFTANLCAHFMILQHNIETNEFTENNSIIHMQISSFVKYHIKILEVASKIYEAYKPIIFGQFVMTSLQVCVIVYQITTHMDSYVVLITNVLFLLTVLIQLLIYCYGGEIVKLESLNVGTSVQLTKWYRLQPKYQKMLCLIMMRSQKAFIMRVGFYDASLASFMLIIKAASSYITLIQSLE; from the exons ATGGGACATTcattaaatttgaagaaaaaagattCATTATTTGAACAAGTTGCACAATATTCACTTATTGTTTTAGTTATATCATGTTTGCACCCAATTGCCAGTTTTGCcatttacaacaaaaacaatatagaTAAAGTCACAGCCGGTATGAGCCTTATTTTTATAGTGATTCTAAATTCGACAAAGATGGCGACTTTTTTGGTGAATAAGAGAAAGTTTTTAGAAGTAATGGCTGAACTAAAGGATATGTGGAAAAATAATT ctGATGTAACTGCAAGGAGACGTCTAAAAGAAGTCAATACTTTTTCGGATCGAATGGTTAATTCTTATTTCTATGCAATGATCTGGTCGACAACTTACTTTTTAGCATCACCACTTATGAAGTTGGCCTGGGCTAAAATCACAAATCAACCATTTGTAAGGCAATGGATAACACCGATGAG attcATTTTCGATGCAGAAACTCCACCATACTATGAATTTGCCATTATTTACACATCCTGTGTCAGCATTCCTGTTGTGGTGCATTTATTAGCAATCGATGGATTATTTGTTTCATTCACGGCAAATCTTTGTGCACATTTTATGATTTTGCAACATAATATTGAAACAAATGAATTTACTGAAAATAACTCAATAATACATATGCAAATAAGTTCATTTGTTAAATACCACATAAAAATTCTTGAAGTAGCTTCAAAAATCTATGAAGCTTATAAACCTATTATATTTGGTCAGTTTGTTATGACATCGCTGCAGGTTTGTGTCATTGTTTATCAAATTACTACG CATATGGATAGTTATGTGGTGCTGATAACAAATGTCTTATTCCTTTTAACTGTATTGATTCAATTATTAATATACTGTTATGGTGGAGAAATTGTTAAATTAGAA AGTCTGAATGTGGGAACTTCAGTTCAGCTCACTAAATGGTATCGATTGcaaccaaaatatcaaaaaatgctGTGCCTAATAATGATGCGGTCTCAGAAAGCGTTTATTATGCGAGTGGGATTCTATGATGCATCGTTGGCAAGTTTCATGCTG ATTATAAAAGCTGCTAGTTCTTATATAACTCTTATACAATCACTTGAATAA